One stretch of Chitinophaga pendula DNA includes these proteins:
- a CDS encoding CocE/NonD family hydrolase has protein sequence MRKWLLLASAILLVFPAVTQASNPDSAWIREHYTKKEVYIPMRDGIRLFTSIYLPKDKSEKHPMLMSRTPYSCAPYGENEFRAFWSNHYLQYMKEGYIMIIQDVRGRWMSEGTFVDVRPYNPNKKTKKDIDEASDTYDTVDWLVKNLEGNNGNIGVFGISYPGFYSTMAALSGHPALKAVSPQAPVTDWFLGDDFHHNGAFMLADAFSFYTAFGKPRPKPTTVGPHGFDYKSDDNYDFFLKVGTLKDFDRLTGDSIAFWKDLYAHETYDDWWKARNVRPYLKNVKPVMLEVGGLFDAEDCFGAWTTYQAIEHQSPNTNNRIVMGPWYHGQWSRGDGTHLGNIQFGSATSKWYADNIEVPFFNHYLKGKGNAPDIAEATIFFTGANEWKKLPKWPPAEAKATPIYLQEKGGLSFNQPTGNNSFDEYLSDPDKPVPYTDGIHLARTINYMTDDQRFASRRPDVLTFQTDILQEDLTLAGPLVANLIASITGTDADFIVKLVDVFPNDFSYGPSEPSEHYRVPSTTYQMGGYQMLVRGEVMRGKFRNSFEKAEPFEPGKPTPVKFTLPDIAHTFKKGHRVMVQVQSSWFPLVDRNPQVFTDIYHCDAKDFQKATIRIYHDAKYPSSLELPVVK, from the coding sequence ATGAGAAAATGGCTGCTCCTCGCTTCGGCCATCCTGCTGGTATTCCCCGCAGTAACCCAAGCCTCCAATCCAGACTCCGCATGGATACGCGAACACTACACGAAAAAGGAAGTTTATATCCCCATGCGTGATGGCATCCGCCTCTTCACCTCCATCTACCTGCCAAAAGATAAGTCGGAAAAACATCCTATGCTCATGAGCCGCACCCCCTACTCCTGCGCGCCCTATGGTGAAAATGAATTCCGTGCCTTCTGGTCCAATCACTACCTGCAGTACATGAAAGAAGGCTACATTATGATCATCCAGGACGTCCGCGGCCGCTGGATGAGTGAAGGCACCTTCGTAGACGTACGCCCTTATAATCCTAATAAGAAGACTAAAAAAGATATCGACGAAGCCAGCGATACCTACGATACCGTCGACTGGCTGGTAAAAAATCTCGAAGGCAATAACGGCAACATCGGCGTATTCGGTATCTCTTATCCAGGCTTCTACTCCACCATGGCTGCCCTCAGCGGTCACCCGGCCCTCAAGGCAGTAAGCCCGCAAGCCCCCGTGACCGACTGGTTCCTGGGAGACGACTTCCACCATAACGGCGCCTTCATGCTCGCCGATGCCTTCTCCTTCTACACCGCCTTCGGCAAACCTCGTCCTAAACCGACAACAGTTGGCCCCCATGGCTTCGATTACAAATCCGATGATAACTATGACTTCTTCCTAAAAGTAGGTACCCTCAAAGACTTTGACAGACTTACCGGCGACAGCATCGCATTCTGGAAAGACCTCTATGCACACGAAACCTACGACGACTGGTGGAAAGCACGCAACGTACGCCCTTACCTGAAGAATGTTAAACCCGTAATGCTCGAAGTAGGCGGCCTGTTTGACGCAGAAGACTGCTTCGGCGCATGGACCACCTACCAGGCGATCGAACACCAAAGCCCCAATACTAACAACCGCATTGTAATGGGCCCCTGGTACCATGGTCAATGGTCTCGTGGTGATGGTACCCATCTCGGTAATATCCAGTTCGGTAGCGCTACCAGCAAATGGTACGCCGACAACATCGAAGTGCCTTTCTTCAATCACTACCTTAAAGGCAAAGGCAATGCACCCGATATCGCAGAAGCAACTATCTTCTTCACTGGCGCTAACGAATGGAAAAAGCTGCCTAAATGGCCGCCTGCAGAAGCAAAAGCAACACCGATATACCTGCAGGAAAAAGGAGGACTCTCCTTTAATCAACCTACCGGTAATAACAGCTTCGATGAATACCTCAGCGATCCGGACAAACCAGTCCCCTACACCGACGGTATCCACCTGGCACGTACCATCAACTACATGACCGACGACCAGCGTTTCGCTTCCAGACGTCCGGATGTACTCACCTTCCAGACAGATATCCTCCAGGAAGATCTCACACTGGCAGGTCCGTTGGTAGCAAACCTCATCGCCAGCATCACCGGCACCGACGCCGACTTCATCGTGAAACTCGTCGATGTCTTCCCGAACGATTTCTCCTACGGTCCCAGCGAACCGTCTGAGCACTACCGCGTACCGTCCACCACCTACCAGATGGGTGGCTACCAAATGCTGGTACGTGGCGAAGTAATGAGAGGTAAGTTTCGCAACAGCTTCGAAAAAGCAGAGCCTTTCGAACCTGGTAAACCTACCCCGGTGAAGTTCACCCTCCCCGACATCGCACATACCTTCAAAAAAGGTCACCGCGTAATGGTACAGGTACAAAGCAGCTGGTTCCCACTAGTAGACCGCAACCCGCAGGTCTTCACCGATATCTACCACTGCGATGCCAAAGACTTCCAGAAAGCAACCATCCGTATCTACCACGACGCAAAATACCCTTCCAGCCTCGAGCTGCCTGTGGTGAAATAA
- a CDS encoding winged helix-turn-helix domain-containing protein, with product MHLHDTGIPNLCPSNQLNCRCKLDTVSRQLTTPLTTYDLSYKEAALLELLLQHKNEVLERHEALIKIWGNDSIYNVNSIMYS from the coding sequence TTGCACCTTCATGATACAGGTATTCCCAATTTATGCCCATCAAATCAGCTTAATTGCCGCTGTAAACTGGATACCGTTAGCCGACAACTAACCACGCCCCTCACAACCTATGACCTTTCCTACAAAGAGGCAGCACTATTAGAGTTATTACTGCAACACAAAAATGAAGTACTCGAAAGACACGAAGCCCTGATCAAAATATGGGGCAATGACAGCATCTACAATGTCAATAGCATAATGTATTCATGA
- a CDS encoding membrane or secreted protein, whose protein sequence is MKRPLLLVGIACLFIAVMLLTAIAATAQQLQGAWQLSTPGQVHQTVRIIADNYFVETAYDMTAKQFIRSHGGTIKATTDAIEERIEFNTDNKGTVGSTSNTTFSLDGSNLTIVRNGKQETWKRLDDGNAPLAGNWHITAREQDGKMSAIHTTGTRKTVKILSGTRFQWAAIDPGTQSFSGTGGGTYTFKDGKYTETIEFFSRDNSRVGMSLSFDGKVDGKNWHHFGLSSKGDKISEIWSRD, encoded by the coding sequence ATGAAAAGACCACTGCTTTTGGTAGGGATCGCCTGCCTGTTCATTGCCGTGATGCTCCTCACCGCTATTGCCGCCACCGCCCAGCAACTGCAAGGCGCCTGGCAACTCTCCACACCCGGGCAAGTCCATCAGACCGTCCGTATCATCGCCGACAACTATTTTGTAGAAACCGCCTACGATATGACAGCCAAACAGTTCATCCGCTCCCATGGTGGCACCATCAAAGCCACTACCGACGCTATCGAAGAACGTATTGAGTTCAATACCGATAATAAAGGCACCGTAGGTAGCACCTCCAACACCACCTTCTCCCTGGATGGCAGCAACCTCACCATTGTCCGCAACGGCAAACAGGAAACCTGGAAACGCCTCGACGATGGCAACGCTCCGCTCGCTGGCAACTGGCACATCACCGCACGCGAACAGGATGGTAAAATGAGCGCTATCCACACCACCGGCACCCGCAAGACAGTAAAAATACTGTCCGGCACCCGCTTCCAGTGGGCCGCCATAGACCCCGGCACACAGTCCTTCTCCGGCACCGGCGGCGGCACCTATACATTCAAAGATGGTAAATACACAGAAACAATAGAGTTCTTCTCCCGCGACAACAGCCGCGTAGGCATGTCCCTCAGCTTCGATGGTAAAGTGGATGGTAAAAACTGGCACCACTTCGGCCTCAGCTCCAAAGGCGATAAGATCTCCGAAATATGGAGTCGGGACTAA
- a CDS encoding acyloxyacyl hydrolase, which produces MKNVYGIVLLYLLGAGLSASGQQVDLWQKAKQNPNLGRHKYIAVKFHSGSHLYNGEELKQFLQKGYTSVEVRMGWQSTGKKVWQRVYNYPSYGIGMYSGNIGDPSILGNPSGIYGFFDFPFLRRRRHHFNAEMALGFTYDLNGYDPKNNPLNDAISSKVDVYFNVSVGGVFKASELFDLIYGIDMTHFSNGRTHTPNLGLNMYGLNVGVRYHYNAIRRIVKQQIDSTYEPLRRPVFVTTLIPPVKRVSNVDIYGAFGVVQNESSKSSGSFYGTVSLVLDYARRYSHMGSFTAGLDGFYDASLGGIYSMEGKQAHTSDKMLGGVHVGHLLHIQRFDLVTQVGTYWFRRDNYKGNVFMRIGLRYNTPTKTFVQIGLKTLNGAAADWIEWGIGYRI; this is translated from the coding sequence ATGAAAAACGTTTACGGAATCGTATTACTGTATCTACTCGGCGCTGGTTTGTCGGCTTCGGGGCAGCAGGTAGATCTATGGCAGAAGGCAAAGCAGAATCCTAACTTGGGCCGGCATAAGTACATTGCCGTTAAGTTTCACAGTGGCAGTCATTTGTATAATGGGGAGGAGCTGAAGCAGTTCCTGCAGAAGGGGTATACTTCTGTGGAGGTGCGGATGGGCTGGCAGAGTACGGGGAAAAAGGTGTGGCAGCGTGTGTACAATTATCCCAGCTATGGCATCGGGATGTATAGCGGTAATATTGGCGATCCTAGTATATTAGGGAATCCCAGTGGTATTTACGGTTTTTTTGATTTCCCTTTTTTGCGGCGGAGGCGTCATCATTTCAATGCGGAAATGGCGTTGGGGTTTACTTATGATCTGAATGGGTATGATCCGAAGAACAATCCTTTAAACGATGCGATCAGTTCGAAGGTGGATGTGTATTTCAATGTGAGTGTGGGAGGGGTATTCAAGGCTTCGGAGTTGTTTGACCTGATATATGGTATAGATATGACGCATTTTTCGAACGGACGTACGCATACGCCTAACCTGGGATTGAACATGTATGGCTTGAACGTGGGGGTGCGTTATCACTACAATGCGATCCGGCGTATTGTGAAGCAGCAGATCGATTCTACGTATGAGCCATTGCGGCGGCCGGTGTTTGTAACGACACTGATACCACCCGTGAAGCGGGTGAGCAATGTAGATATCTACGGTGCTTTCGGGGTGGTGCAGAATGAGAGTTCGAAGAGTTCGGGTTCGTTTTACGGTACGGTATCGCTGGTATTGGATTATGCGCGCCGTTACAGTCATATGGGGAGTTTTACGGCGGGGTTGGACGGCTTTTATGATGCGTCTTTAGGCGGGATTTACAGTATGGAGGGGAAGCAGGCGCATACCAGTGATAAGATGCTGGGTGGTGTGCATGTAGGGCATCTGTTGCATATACAGCGATTCGACCTGGTGACGCAGGTAGGGACGTATTGGTTCCGGCGGGATAATTACAAGGGGAATGTGTTTATGCGGATAGGGCTGCGTTATAATACGCCTACGAAGACCTTTGTCCAGATAGGGTTGAAGACGCTGAATGGAGCGGCTGCGGACTGGATAGAATGGGGGATCGGTTACCGGATATAG
- a CDS encoding FKBP-type peptidyl-prolyl cis-trans isomerase, with product MIKKYLLPGILLLTSLEGYSQAKAKPKTATTPAAKQQQAAMKTKIDSVSYAIGLDIGNNLKVQGLDNINANLMLKAVQDALKNNPTLLTKEQGSMSISNYLQQLKSEKVAKNKAEGEKFLQDNKSKPGVVTLPSGLQYLILKEGTGPKPTANDKVKTHYHGTLIDGTTFDSSVDRGEPISFPVGGVIKGWTEALQLMPVGSKWRLFIPSDLAYGERQAGPKIGPGSTLVFEVELLEIEK from the coding sequence ATGATCAAAAAATACCTGTTACCAGGCATACTGCTGCTGACTTCCCTCGAAGGATATAGCCAGGCTAAAGCCAAACCTAAAACAGCAACAACACCTGCTGCCAAACAACAACAGGCAGCCATGAAAACGAAAATAGATTCTGTAAGCTACGCTATAGGATTGGATATAGGTAATAACCTCAAAGTACAGGGGTTAGACAATATTAATGCCAACCTGATGCTCAAAGCAGTACAGGATGCACTGAAAAATAATCCCACTTTACTAACTAAAGAACAAGGAAGTATGAGTATTAGTAACTATCTGCAACAGTTAAAATCTGAGAAAGTAGCAAAGAATAAAGCAGAGGGAGAGAAATTCCTGCAGGATAATAAATCCAAACCTGGCGTAGTAACATTGCCTAGCGGTCTCCAATACCTGATCCTCAAAGAAGGTACCGGCCCTAAACCAACCGCCAATGATAAAGTAAAAACACACTACCACGGCACCCTGATAGATGGTACGACCTTCGATAGCTCCGTAGACAGAGGCGAACCTATCTCCTTCCCCGTAGGCGGCGTGATCAAAGGCTGGACAGAAGCCCTGCAACTCATGCCCGTTGGCTCCAAATGGCGCCTCTTTATCCCTTCCGACCTCGCCTACGGCGAACGCCAGGCAGGCCCGAAGATCGGCCCCGGTAGCACCCTCGTTTTCGAAGTGGAACTGCTGGAAATAGAGAAATAG
- a CDS encoding chorismate synthase, which translates to MNSFGRIFRVNVFGESHGESVGVNIDGTPAGIPLQQEDFLADLGRRKAGAKGTTPRKEDDLPFLKSGVYNGHTTGAPITILFENNNTRSTDYEKLREFPRPGHADFVATEKFGGYEDYRGGGHFSGRLTLNLVAAGVIAKKILGGGIQVQARITEVGGLPDAEQGLEAAIAAKDSVGGIVECVVTGLPVGLGEPFFDSVESAIAHAVFAIPAIKGIEFGAGFAAARMKGVEHNDAIIDSKGTTATNHAGGVVGGITNGNPLVFRIAVKPTSSTPKEQHTLNIKSGEVESFSVKGRHDLCIALRVPVVLEAVTAMVLADFMLLEQRVSRVYKPGNI; encoded by the coding sequence GTGAATAGTTTCGGCAGAATATTCAGGGTAAATGTATTTGGGGAATCGCACGGAGAGAGTGTAGGTGTTAACATCGACGGTACGCCGGCGGGTATTCCTTTGCAGCAGGAGGATTTCCTGGCTGATCTGGGTCGCCGGAAGGCGGGAGCGAAGGGGACTACTCCCCGTAAGGAAGATGATCTTCCTTTCCTCAAGTCTGGTGTGTACAATGGGCATACGACCGGTGCGCCTATTACGATCTTATTTGAGAACAACAATACGCGCAGTACGGATTATGAGAAGCTGCGGGAGTTTCCCCGGCCGGGACATGCTGATTTTGTGGCGACGGAGAAGTTCGGAGGTTATGAAGACTACCGGGGAGGTGGTCACTTCAGTGGCCGGTTGACATTGAACCTGGTAGCTGCCGGTGTGATTGCCAAGAAGATACTCGGCGGCGGTATACAGGTGCAGGCAAGGATCACAGAAGTAGGAGGTTTACCGGATGCGGAGCAGGGGTTGGAAGCGGCTATTGCTGCGAAGGATTCTGTGGGTGGTATTGTGGAATGTGTGGTGACGGGACTACCTGTGGGATTAGGGGAGCCCTTCTTTGATTCTGTCGAATCTGCTATTGCGCATGCGGTGTTTGCTATCCCTGCTATTAAAGGTATTGAATTCGGTGCTGGTTTTGCGGCGGCCCGTATGAAAGGTGTGGAGCATAATGATGCGATCATTGACAGTAAGGGGACCACTGCGACCAACCATGCCGGCGGTGTGGTGGGAGGTATTACCAATGGTAATCCGTTGGTGTTCCGTATTGCGGTGAAGCCTACGTCGAGTACGCCGAAGGAGCAGCATACGCTGAATATCAAAAGCGGGGAGGTGGAGTCTTTCAGTGTGAAGGGCCGGCATGATCTGTGCATTGCGTTGCGGGTGCCGGTGGTACTGGAGGCGGTGACGGCGATGGTATTAGCGGACTTTATGTTGCTGGAGCAGCGGGTATCGCGGGTATATAAGCCAGGCAATATCTAA
- the aroA gene encoding 3-phosphoshikimate 1-carboxyvinyltransferase, which yields MKVTVSPGVIKGTVTANPSKSAMQRAVAAALLSQGKSIIRNPGLSNDCLAALEVAENLGAKIRRVEDHIEITSQGVRPFYDEINCGESGLGIRMFTPIAALAELAITINGHGSLTTRPMHFFEEVLPQLGVQCKTQEGKLPLQIQGPLQAKDITIDGSLSSQFLTGLLMAFGSVAEHVTITVKDLKSKPYIALTLQLMEQFGVKVEQHDFEQFRFGSKQRYQAGDYTVEGDWSGAAFLLVAAAVAGKAEVHHLNTHSAQSDKAILEALEKAGAQLLPGMFTMIVEKSGLRGFDFDATDCPDLFPPLVALAANCEGVTRIQGVSRLAHKESDRGITLQQEFGKMGILIELNGDEMRVHGGTGIKGAVVHSHNDHRIAMACAVAALTADGPVVIENAEAINKSYPEFYDHLEQLGGQVSKVDSEAVHHS from the coding sequence ATGAAAGTAACTGTATCACCAGGAGTAATAAAAGGAACGGTAACAGCGAATCCGTCCAAGAGTGCTATGCAACGTGCTGTGGCGGCGGCGTTATTGAGTCAGGGGAAGAGTATTATCCGTAATCCCGGATTGAGTAATGACTGTCTGGCGGCATTGGAGGTAGCGGAGAACCTTGGTGCGAAGATCCGCCGGGTGGAGGATCATATAGAGATCACGAGCCAGGGGGTACGACCTTTTTACGATGAGATCAACTGTGGTGAGTCGGGGCTGGGTATACGTATGTTTACGCCCATTGCTGCGCTTGCTGAGTTGGCGATTACGATTAACGGGCATGGCAGTTTAACTACTCGTCCGATGCATTTCTTTGAGGAGGTATTGCCTCAGCTGGGGGTGCAATGTAAGACGCAGGAGGGCAAGTTGCCTTTGCAGATACAAGGGCCTTTGCAGGCGAAGGACATTACAATAGACGGTTCGTTGAGTTCTCAGTTTCTGACGGGTTTGCTGATGGCATTCGGGTCAGTGGCGGAGCATGTGACTATTACGGTGAAGGACTTGAAGAGCAAACCATATATTGCTTTGACGTTGCAGTTGATGGAGCAGTTTGGAGTGAAGGTGGAGCAACATGATTTTGAACAATTCCGGTTTGGTAGCAAGCAACGTTACCAGGCTGGTGACTATACGGTAGAAGGTGATTGGAGTGGTGCTGCTTTCCTGCTGGTGGCTGCTGCGGTAGCTGGTAAGGCGGAGGTGCATCATCTGAATACACATTCTGCACAATCGGATAAGGCGATCCTGGAGGCATTGGAAAAGGCCGGTGCGCAGCTGTTGCCCGGTATGTTTACGATGATCGTGGAGAAGAGTGGGCTGCGTGGTTTTGATTTTGACGCTACGGACTGTCCTGATTTGTTTCCTCCGTTGGTAGCGCTGGCGGCTAACTGTGAGGGGGTGACGCGTATCCAAGGTGTGAGCCGGTTGGCGCACAAGGAGAGTGACCGTGGTATTACTTTGCAGCAGGAGTTTGGCAAGATGGGAATCCTTATAGAGCTGAACGGTGATGAGATGCGGGTGCATGGCGGTACTGGTATCAAAGGCGCGGTGGTGCATTCACATAATGACCACCGTATTGCGATGGCTTGTGCGGTAGCTGCGTTGACGGCAGACGGTCCGGTGGTGATTGAAAATGCGGAAGCGATCAATAAGTCGTATCCTGAGTTCTATGATCACCTGGAGCAGCTGGGTGGGCAGGTGAGTAAGGTAGACAGCGAGGCGGTGCATCATTCTTAA
- the aroB gene encoding 3-dehydroquinate synthase, giving the protein MKTLTNQFQHSTTKYHLGESLVNLGNYVDMSRTILVLDENVDKHHAHKLPGWKKLVIPDGEEHKAMDVLQQIIDGLIALEADRKTMLVGIGGGMVTDLTGFAASIYMRGIPFGFVPSTLLAQVDASIGGKNGINHGQHKNMLGTINQPSFILFDYTLPATMPDEEWHNGFAEIIKYACILDVQLFDYLEQHRDKALARDVAVLEYLVERSVELKTQVVLNDEFETGQRRWLNFGHTLGHAVEKLENIAHGKAVAIGMVAAAKLSEKLSGLPVEQTNRLIRLINDYQLPVTMSTDKEAVFNLFKLDKKRDGAAIHFVLLKEIGQALTQPIPIDDLKQYLQEL; this is encoded by the coding sequence ATGAAGACATTAACGAATCAATTTCAGCATAGCACGACGAAATACCATCTGGGAGAAAGCCTGGTCAATCTTGGTAATTATGTAGACATGTCCCGCACTATATTGGTGTTGGATGAGAATGTGGATAAGCACCATGCGCATAAGTTGCCCGGATGGAAGAAGCTGGTGATCCCTGATGGGGAGGAGCACAAGGCGATGGATGTTTTACAGCAGATCATAGACGGGCTGATAGCGTTGGAGGCGGACCGGAAGACTATGCTGGTGGGCATTGGCGGTGGTATGGTCACGGACCTTACCGGCTTTGCGGCGAGTATTTATATGCGGGGTATTCCATTTGGTTTTGTGCCCAGTACTTTACTGGCGCAGGTAGACGCTTCTATTGGCGGTAAAAATGGTATCAATCATGGTCAGCATAAGAATATGCTGGGTACTATTAATCAGCCCTCTTTTATCTTGTTTGATTATACCCTTCCGGCTACGATGCCTGATGAGGAGTGGCACAATGGGTTTGCCGAGATCATCAAGTATGCCTGTATCCTGGATGTGCAGTTGTTCGACTACCTGGAGCAGCACCGTGATAAGGCGTTGGCCAGGGATGTGGCTGTGTTAGAGTACCTGGTGGAGCGATCTGTGGAGTTGAAGACGCAGGTGGTATTGAATGATGAGTTTGAGACGGGGCAGCGTCGTTGGTTGAACTTCGGGCATACGTTGGGGCATGCGGTAGAGAAGTTAGAAAATATTGCGCACGGTAAGGCGGTGGCTATTGGTATGGTGGCGGCGGCGAAGTTGTCTGAGAAGTTGTCGGGATTGCCGGTGGAGCAGACTAACCGGTTGATCCGGTTGATCAACGATTACCAGTTGCCGGTAACGATGAGTACAGATAAGGAGGCGGTATTCAACCTTTTTAAACTGGACAAAAAGCGGGATGGGGCGGCGATACATTTTGTATTGTTGAAAGAGATTGGTCAGGCATTGACCCAACCTATTCCGATAGATGATCTGAAGCAGTATTTACAGGAGCTGTAA
- a CDS encoding chorismate mutase, with translation MEQILAKTKFADPSSDKKPLIISGPCSAETEEQVLATALALAKTGKVDVLRAGIWKPRTRPGSFEGIGTKGLPWLQKARELTGLPLAVEVATAKQVEDALHFDVDILWIGARTTVNPFSVQEVADALRGVDKTVLIKNPINPDLELWIGAVERVQKAGIKEIGLIHRGFSSYGNTEFRNAPMWHLPIELKRRMPELPIICDPSHITGRRDILLDVAQEAINLDYDGLMLESHVDPDNAWSDAKQQVTPERLAEILDSIVWRHEHSDKKEFNSALEKLRAQINQIDDEIMLLLSNRMKVAEKIGIYKKENDITILQTNRWNEILDRNIKKGEKLGLTKDFILKYFDAVHLESINRQNKVMSDEKNA, from the coding sequence ATGGAACAGATTTTAGCCAAAACCAAATTCGCCGATCCTTCCTCCGACAAGAAGCCGTTGATCATTTCCGGTCCATGCAGTGCGGAGACAGAGGAACAAGTGTTAGCTACAGCACTGGCGTTAGCCAAGACCGGTAAAGTAGACGTATTGCGTGCCGGTATCTGGAAGCCCCGTACACGTCCTGGTTCTTTTGAAGGGATAGGTACTAAAGGTTTGCCCTGGTTACAGAAGGCGCGTGAGTTGACAGGACTGCCGCTGGCGGTGGAAGTAGCTACTGCCAAGCAGGTGGAAGATGCTTTGCACTTCGATGTGGATATTCTGTGGATAGGTGCGCGTACAACTGTGAATCCTTTCTCTGTGCAGGAAGTAGCGGATGCACTGAGAGGTGTAGATAAGACGGTGTTGATCAAGAATCCGATCAATCCTGACCTGGAGTTGTGGATTGGTGCGGTAGAGCGTGTGCAGAAAGCTGGTATTAAAGAGATAGGTCTGATCCACCGTGGATTCTCCAGCTATGGTAATACGGAGTTCCGTAATGCGCCGATGTGGCATTTGCCTATTGAGCTGAAGCGTCGTATGCCTGAGTTGCCGATCATCTGTGATCCCAGCCACATCACTGGTCGCCGTGACATCCTGCTGGATGTAGCGCAGGAGGCTATTAATCTTGATTACGATGGTCTGATGCTGGAGTCTCACGTAGATCCTGATAATGCATGGAGCGATGCCAAACAGCAGGTGACACCTGAGCGTCTGGCGGAGATACTGGACAGCATTGTATGGCGTCATGAGCACTCTGACAAGAAGGAGTTCAACAGTGCGTTGGAGAAGCTGCGCGCGCAGATCAACCAGATCGATGATGAGATCATGCTGTTGCTGAGCAATCGTATGAAGGTAGCTGAGAAGATCGGTATTTACAAAAAAGAGAACGACATCACTATCCTTCAGACGAACCGCTGGAATGAGATATTGGATCGCAATATCAAGAAAGGTGAGAAGCTGGGTCTGACGAAAGATTTCATCCTGAAATATTTTGATGCGGTACACCTGGAATCTATTAACCGCCAGAACAAGGTGATGAGTGACGAAAAAAATGCATAA
- a CDS encoding prephenate dehydrogenase produces the protein MITAVVGVGLIGGSLAMSLKEKGVTNWVLGVDLSQENLDMARALKIIDEGSTLEDALQRADLLILAIPVDALLKVLPGILDKVRPGQVVMDVGSTKEKILELVAGHPKRGRFVAAHPMAGTEYSGPEAAVRNLFTHKTMVLCDVRNSDEDALEVVEQLVDRLQMRLVYMNGVEHDLHTAYVSHISHITSFALALTVLEKEKEQGRIFELASGGFESTVRLAKSSPDMWVPIFKHNRSNVLDVLEEHIHQLQHMKQLLEGEDYEAFHKLIQKSNKIRKILK, from the coding sequence ATGATAACAGCAGTAGTAGGTGTGGGATTAATAGGAGGTTCTCTGGCGATGAGCCTGAAGGAGAAGGGTGTGACGAACTGGGTATTAGGTGTGGATCTTTCCCAGGAGAACCTGGACATGGCGCGGGCGTTAAAGATCATTGATGAGGGCAGTACGCTGGAGGATGCTTTGCAACGTGCGGACCTGTTGATACTGGCGATACCGGTGGATGCTTTGTTGAAGGTACTACCCGGTATACTGGACAAGGTGCGTCCCGGGCAGGTGGTGATGGATGTGGGATCTACTAAGGAGAAGATATTGGAGCTGGTGGCTGGCCATCCGAAGCGGGGTCGTTTTGTGGCAGCGCACCCGATGGCGGGTACGGAGTATTCCGGTCCGGAAGCAGCGGTACGTAATCTTTTCACGCATAAGACGATGGTGTTGTGTGATGTGCGGAACAGTGATGAAGATGCGCTGGAGGTGGTAGAGCAGTTGGTGGACCGGTTGCAGATGCGGCTGGTATATATGAATGGTGTGGAGCATGATCTGCATACTGCTTATGTATCTCATATCTCGCATATCACTTCATTTGCGCTGGCGCTGACGGTGTTGGAGAAGGAGAAGGAGCAGGGGCGCATATTTGAGCTAGCGAGTGGTGGTTTTGAGTCTACGGTGCGTCTGGCAAAAAGTTCACCGGATATGTGGGTGCCTATCTTCAAACATAACCGGAGTAATGTGCTGGATGTATTGGAGGAGCATATTCACCAATTGCAGCATATGAAGCAGTTGTTGGAAGGTGAGGATTACGAAGCGTTTCACAAGCTGATACAGAAATCGAATAAGATCAGGAAAATATTGAAATAG